Part of the Solwaraspora sp. WMMA2065 genome is shown below.
TCGCCGCCGACGCCGACGAGGTCCGCGGCCTGCTCGACGGGGTCGGCAGCGTCGGCGGGCGCGCGGTGGTGCTGCTGCCCGGCCCGGATCCGGCGGTACGGGCGCTGCTGACCGCCGACGGCCGCTGGGCGGGACGCACCGTCCACTACGACCCGCAGGTGACCGACCCGCAGCCGACCGGTCCTGGCTCGGTCCACCTGTCCGGCCGGGGCGTGTGGGGGCTGGCCTGGGCGATCCGGCACGCCGTGCACCGGCTGCGCCGCCCGGCGCGGCGGGTCGCGTACGGGCAGGACCCGGAGCAGTGGGGCGAGCTGCGGCTACCGGCCGATCCGTCTGATCTGTCCGCCGGGCCGTTGCCGGTGGCGGTGCTGCTGCACGGCGGCTTCTGGCGGTCGATCTGGGCGGCGGACCTGATGGACGCGCTCGCCGTCGACCTGGCCGACCGGGGTTACGCGGCGTGGAACCTGGAGTACCGCCGGCCGGACCGGCACGGCTGGCCGGCGACCACCGCCGACGTGGCGACCGGGCTGGCGGTGCTGGCCAACCTGCCGGAGCTGACCGGTGGCGCGGTGCCGGACGGTCTGCTGGACCTGGACCGGGTCGCGGTGTTCGGCCACTCGGCCGGCGGGCAGTTGGCGGTGCGGCTGGCCGCCGACGGCGGCCCGGTGCCGGTGGCGTTGGCGGTCTCCCTGGCCGGGGTGCTGGACCTGGCCGAAGGGGACCGGCGGCAGGTCGGCACCGGCGCGGTCGCCGCCGCGCTCGGCGGTGACCGCGACACCGTGCCGCAGGTGTACGCCGCCTCGGATCCGATGGCCCGGCTGCCGATCGGGGTGCCGCAGCTGATCGTCCAGGGTGCCGGC
Proteins encoded:
- a CDS encoding alpha/beta hydrolase; translation: MTVDGVLVVAGPVLTVDPELLRGLVVAEAAGLGVVGDFVVAADADEVRGLLDGVGSVGGRAVVLLPGPDPAVRALLTADGRWAGRTVHYDPQVTDPQPTGPGSVHLSGRGVWGLAWAIRHAVHRLRRPARRVAYGQDPEQWGELRLPADPSDLSAGPLPVAVLLHGGFWRSIWAADLMDALAVDLADRGYAAWNLEYRRPDRHGWPATTADVATGLAVLANLPELTGGAVPDGLLDLDRVAVFGHSAGGQLAVRLAADGGPVPVALAVSLAGVLDLAEGDRRQVGTGAVAAALGGDRDTVPQVYAASDPMARLPIGVPQLIVQGAGDDLDLIDFNRRYVAAARAAGEDPGWLEQPGDHFSVIDPAAPIWQATMTQVERVLGR